One Podarcis raffonei isolate rPodRaf1 chromosome 3, rPodRaf1.pri, whole genome shotgun sequence genomic region harbors:
- the ATRAID gene encoding all-trans retinoic acid-induced differentiation factor, which produces MRGQSQSPWIPRSTGTFDPHENTSLPRPVGTQRPASPRAPAQTPPLRTFRRLRQGWLRMRLRRVEGRGLCRSRDASRAEVTCRIMAAPGRPFPMLLLLLLPLPGFCLAAAGGSDDARLPAVCGGGCCPGSARKGSAVAAQCASRPGARLRGRCCCSGGEAAAVVVGLDLGNCSLQHLCSSFQEASTALLIDLTDNPLEPLPEDAFRGFTHLQTLALPLMLDCPGGNEGWHNVTIQGSSRICQGQRNPCNGSGGLGHLCPKDSSCSHDGPGLPQCLCSSPHYGYKCLRQGTFPYLLFFGTLGAVTIALSLLLWVTQRRKAKVS; this is translated from the exons ATGAGA GGGCAGAGCCAGTCTCCCTGGATCCCGAGGTCCACAGGGACTTTTGACCCGCATGAGAACACGAGTCTGCCCCGGCCTGTCGGGACCCAGCGACCCGCCTCTCCTCGCGCTCCAGCGCAGACTCCGCCCCTTCGCACGTTCCGGCGCCTTCGCCAAGGGTGGCTGCGCATGCGCCTGCGGCGTGTCGAGGGGCGGGGCCTCTGCCGTTCACGTGACGCCTCCCGGGCCGAGGTCACGTGCCGCATCATGGCTGCGCCCGGGCGCCCCTTCccgatgctgctgctgctcctcctgccCTTGCCGGGCTTCTGCCTGGCGGCGGCCGGAGGCAGCGATGACGCGAGGCTGCCGGCGGTGTGCGGCGGAGGCTGCTGCCCGGGGTCCGCGCGGAAGGGCTCCGCGGTGGCCGCGCAGTGCGCCTCCCGGCCGGGCGCTCGGCTGCggggccgctgctgctgctcggGAGGCGAGGCCGCCGCGGTGGTGGTGGG GCTGGATCTGGGGAACTGCTCGCTGCAGCACCTGTGTTCCAGCTTCCAGGAGGCCAGCACGGCTTTGCTCAT CGACCTGACCGACAACCCTCTGGAGCCTCTCCCTGAAGACGCCTTCCGGGGCTTCACCCACCTGCAGACCCT AGCTCTGCCCCTGATGCTGGACTGCCCAGGAGGCAACGAGGGCTGGCACAACGTCACCATCCAAGGAAGCAGCCGGATCTGCCAGGGCCAGAGGAACCCCTGCAACGGCTCAGGGGGGCTCG GCCACCTGTGCCCAAAGGACTCCTCGTGTTCCCACGACGGGCCCGGCTTGCCCCAGTGTCTCTGCAGCAGCCCCCACTACGGCTACAAGTGCCTGCGCCAG GGCACCTTCCCCTACCTGCTGTTCTTTGGGACCTTGGGAGCCGTCACCATcgccctctccctccttctgtgGGTCACCCAGAGGCGGAAGGCAAAGGTCTCCTAG